The sequence GCTCCATCCGGAAGCATTCTCGATTGAAGACGAGCAGGCGGCAATCATAAACGACGCCAAAGCGAATGGAGGACGGGTGATCGCTGTTGGAACGACAGTCGTCCGTGCTCTAGAAACAGCAAGCGATGGCAATACTATCATCCCGCAAGCTGGGGTAACGTCACTCTATCTTTCCCGTACAAGCAAGCTGACCGCCGTCGATGGGTTGTTGACAGGTTTTCACGAACAAGAAGCGAGTCATATTGATTTGTTGCAAACTTTTGCTGGTGAAGAAGGGGTAAAAGCTATTTACAAGGAAGCGGTTGCAAAGTGTTATTTGTGGCATGAGTTCGGCGATATGAATTTAATAATGAAGCAGGCGCGGTCGTGAAAATCCATCATTTAGGCTTGGCTGTCGCTGATTTACAGGCAGCCTGGCCTTATTATGTAGCAACGCTAGGCTTCAGGTGGGAATGGTGTATAAGCACGGGCGAGGAGCGCTTTGCCTTTTTCCGAAAAGGACCGTTCACACTGGAACTCGTGGAAACAGAACTGGAAGGGCAAACGCTCCATCTCGCTTTTTCTTTAGCCGATCATGAAGTGTTTGCTGTGCTGAAAAATATCAAAAAACGCGGCTTTACGCTTACCGATCGGTTTCCACTTAACCGAGACGAACAGTCGCTTTATTTTGTCCATCCAAATGGAGAAGAAGTAGAGTTTATTATTCATCCAAAAATGAAATGGGCTTAGCAATCCCTGCTTGAATTGCAAACAACGCAGCTTGCGTCCGATCATGAAGCTCCAATTTGCCAAGGAGATTGGAAACATGGGTCTTTACTGTTTTCTCGGAAATAAACAGCGCGGCTGCGATTTCTTTATTGCTCTTGCCAGTGCTGATTTCTTTCAGCACGTCGACTTCCCTGTCCGTCAAACGGTTCACTTTGTCGGCGACAGAATTGGCCGGGCGCGCCACATGGGTGAGTACATGCTTCATAATCCGCGGGTCAAGGGGAAGTTCCCCGCTATTAGCGGCCTGAATCGTTTGGATCAACACGTCAGGTTCAACATCTTTTAGCTGATAGCCGCAGGCTCCTGCTTGCAGCGCTTGAATCACAAAGTCCTTTTCTCCATAGCCTGACAGCATAAAGACTTTGGCCTGTGGATGATCACGCAAAATCGCTTGTGTCGCCTGAATGCCGTCCATGACTGGCATGTCAATGTCCATCAATAGAATATCGGGGCGATGGCGCTTATACAATGCGATTGCTTCGGCGCCATTGCTCGCTTCAGCGACAATCTCAATGTCGGGATGGGCTTCTAAAAAATAGGCCAGCCCTTTGCGGACCACGTGGTGGTCGTCAGCTAATAAAATTCTCATTCCATTTCCCCCCTTTTATCAGGAAAGCGAATTTCCCACGTCGTTCCACTCCCTGGTGCTGCAAGCAATAACGCCTGCCCGCCTAGTTCTTTTGCCCGTTTGCGGATCGAATCAAGCCCTTGTCTACGGCTAACGTGGTTTGTTTCAAAGCCTTCGCCTTGATCAGAAATCGTTAAAAGCCATTCTCCTTGTGCTTTTGTCAAAGAAATCGTTGCTTCTTTCACGCCAGCGTGTTTTTTACAATTGTTTAATGCTTCTTGGATGATTCGGTAAGTAGCTAACTCTGTTTTTGCTGGCCAGTCAATCTCAGTAGGAAGGAGGAGGCACACGGAAATGCCGATTAAGCGGCTGTATTGTTCAACTGCCTGTGCCAGTCCAGCCTCTAATTCCTCTCCTGAATGGCCTCGTATAATGGCTCGTAGTTCACCTAATGCTGCGCTTACCAATTTGGAAACGTCCGTCATTTTCTCTTTCATTTCCCCATCTTTTGTCCGGATAGCCATCCCTTGCAACGTCATGTTTACGGAAAAAAGCAATTGGTTGACTGAATCATGGAGATCCTGGGATAGCCGTTGCCGTTCATTTAATTCAGCCTGTTCTGCTTCAAAGGCAACAAGCTCAACACGTTTGATCGCTGTTCCAATTTGCAAAGCAATGAGTTCTAACAACTCCAGTTCATCTTGTGCATAATGGTGTTTTTGGGGATGGGCAACGTTTAAGATGCCAAGGGGCTCCTCCCCTGCGTAGATGGGAACCGTAGCGTGATGGGTAATGCCATTTGTGTCGCCCCAGCCTCGTTCAATCGCCCGTTCTAAACGTTGGCATTCAATCATATTAACAGCTCGTTCCAATGTCCCATGAAGGAATTGGTTTTTGCACCAGCAACCGCCGTCTTTAAGCGGGGCGCCATTTTTTCGCGAAAGTCCTGGAGGAATGCCGCTTGCAGCATAAAGGGTATGGTTTCCCATTTGGTCAATTAAAAAAATCCAGCCGCTCGAAAAATCGAGCTCCGCAAGCAATGTGCGCAACACGTTGTCAAGCATACGTTTCAAGTCATTCTCGGCATTTAACGTCTGGGAAATTTGCTTAAGCGTGTGGAGATGGCTCATTATATAAACTCCTTTTGATGAAAAAGGTACAGTGTAAATTTCTCTTTCTAGTTTAGCATAGGAGTTCTTTGCCGTGCTTTTGTAATGTTTAAACAAACGGCAAACGTGAAATAGCAAGGTAACACCTTAGTTAGGAAAGGAAACGAACATGAAACGACACACATTGTTGATTATTGCTGGATTTTTGCTTTTTGGGGCTCTTGTTGGCGGCGGAGCAGGCGCCGGTTTACGCTACCTATTCCACTACTTTTGGGCCGATGGTCAGTTGCGAGGAGGCGATTTATGGGTAGCGGCAGCGATTGCTGCTGTACCTGGAATGGTGGCCAGCGTCTATTGGGGTTATTTTTACCGCAAAAAAGAACGGAACGAAACCAAGCATTTGCATTAATGTGGAACTCAACAACAAAACGTAAACGATTTGTAAAGACTCTGTGTGAAAGCATGGATTCTATTGCAGACAACACAAGGATATCGTATAGTTAAACAAAATCTATAGGAAATTCCCAAAGGGGAGTAGCATAAAAGCAGCTGTCGTCATTACAGGAGCAATCCTCGGCACTGCTGGCAGCACAGGCTTCATGCGCTGCTTGCGAGACCTTTGTCCATGCTGTGGGCAAAGGTCTTTTTTGTGTGCTTTTGCCTGCGGCGGCCACTAGAAAACATAAGGGAGAGATCGGTTATGTCGAAAATAACAAAGCTACTAAAATCGAAAGCTGTACGGGAAGGGGTCAAACAAGCACAAAAACATCTCTTGCCGGTTGTTAAAAAAGAGTTGGCAAAGCGAATGTCAAAAAAGCGATGAATGCGGAGACGTCTACAATCTATAGAGATGAATTGGCCCACATTGTATTTGTAAGAAAAGGTAGGAATATAGCACTAAAAAACACTCCTGCGAATTGGGAACTAATCGGCAAGGGCAGGAGTGCATACGTTTTTAAAATAATAGGGGAACAGCGGGCGATCAAAGTGTTCTATCCGCCGTTCGAGCATTTGGCGATGGAAGAGGCACGCAACTATGAGAAAGTAGCGGGTATTTCGTTTTTTCCTCGCCTTTACGAAGCAGGTGAAGGATACTTAGTGATGGATTTCATTAGTGGAAAAACGTTTTTTGACTGCTTAGCAGAAGGTGTGGCGATTACGAAGGACCATGTTGCCCAAGTCGACAAAGCCCTTGAATTGGCAAGAAGGGCCGGCTTAAATCCGTCTGACATCCACTTGCATAATTTGCTGCTGACAGAAACAGGCACTGTCCGCTTAATTGATATTGCTCGTTTTTCTCAAAAAAAGCAATGCACACAATGGCAAGACTTAAAAAGAGGTTATGAGCGCCATTATGGACAACGTTATTTTCCGAAACGAGTGCCAAAGTGGTTGATGATGATTGTCGCCTATTTCTATCAGTTGCGAAAACGTTGGAACGGCAAACAGTAAGCTAGTCCGAAAAAAGCAATGCCATTGTCCGTCTAGTGATTTCTCTGTTCTTTTAATTGGGCAATATCAGGGGAACCGAGGGCGCGGTTCCAGTCAACGAGCTCGATCTTTTCTCGGTTTAACGTCTGATGAATCGCTTCTGCCAATGTGGTCTTGGCCAAGCTAGCCATGTATTGTTCTTGCGCTTCCAGAAAAATGGCTTCAAGCCGTTTTGAACCGGCTTCTGCTGCTGGAATCTCAGGGAAAACATATTGGATTAAGCCTTCCGTCTGGAAGAACGGGCTTGTTCCTTCAATGGCTTCAAGAATATCAAGCATGGTGATTGCTTCAGGCGATTTGGCAAGGGCAAAGCCACCGCTATTGCCAGGCACGCTCGTAATGAGCTTGCTGATGACAAGTTTGCGCATAATTTTCTTTAAATAAGAAGGAGAAACGCGGAGACGGGCGGAAATAGTATCGCTTTTGACATGTTGCTGCCCCGTTTGCGTTGCTAAAATGACAAGGATGCAAACAGCTTGTTCAACCCCGCTTTTAATTTTCATTCACTTGCACACCTTTCTATATAAAAGGTTGTTCGTTTTCCACTATACGGCTAGTTGGTGAGAAAATGCAATCCTGTTTTTAGAAGGGCAAGTTATGGTATTTTATTAGAAAGAAAGGAAGGTGCATTCGTGTTTACTTTTATTGGTTGTGGCAGCGCGTTTCATACAAAACTAGGCAATAACGGCATCATGGCAAAAGAGAGTGGCCAGCTTTTTTTGATTGATTGCGGCAGCTCTACGTTTCATCGTTTGCAATCGTTTCATGTATTAGACGGGGTTAAGACGATACACGTCGCCATGACCCACACTCACCCTGACCATATAGGTTCTCTTGGCGATTTGATTTTTTACTCCTATTTTAAAATGGAACCAGCATTTCAAGCAAAAGTAACAGTGCTAGCGCCTAAAGCATTGCTGCCAGCGATAAAGGCAGTGTTGAAAGGAAATGGAGTAGACGATACCCATGTCTTTTGGCAAGAAATAAAAGATGCCTATATGTACGAAGGCTGCGGCGGGATCGAGCTTGTACCTGTACAAGTGCAGCATGCTGAAAATCTGCTTTGCTTTGGCTACGAAATCAACACGAAAGGCAACCATATTTACTATAGCGGCGATGCCAATGCAATCAGCGCCGACGTGTTGCAAAAATT is a genomic window of Shouchella clausii containing:
- a CDS encoding MBL fold metallo-hydrolase, giving the protein MFTFIGCGSAFHTKLGNNGIMAKESGQLFLIDCGSSTFHRLQSFHVLDGVKTIHVAMTHTHPDHIGSLGDLIFYSYFKMEPAFQAKVTVLAPKALLPAIKAVLKGNGVDDTHVFWQEIKDAYMYEGCGGIELVPVQVQHAENLLCFGYEINTKGNHIYYSGDANAISADVLQKLKAGRYDVFYQDTCTADYPGNVHLSLRKLIELVPEENRSVVCCMHVDEEFDLAYAKKQGFQTATDYLIS
- a CDS encoding response regulator — encoded protein: MRILLADDHHVVRKGLAYFLEAHPDIEIVAEASNGAEAIALYKRHRPDILLMDIDMPVMDGIQATQAILRDHPQAKVFMLSGYGEKDFVIQALQAGACGYQLKDVEPDVLIQTIQAANSGELPLDPRIMKHVLTHVARPANSVADKVNRLTDREVDVLKEISTGKSNKEIAAALFISEKTVKTHVSNLLGKLELHDRTQAALFAIQAGIAKPISFLDE
- a CDS encoding protein kinase family protein; the encoded protein is MFYPPFEHLAMEEARNYEKVAGISFFPRLYEAGEGYLVMDFISGKTFFDCLAEGVAITKDHVAQVDKALELARRAGLNPSDIHLHNLLLTETGTVRLIDIARFSQKKQCTQWQDLKRGYERHYGQRYFPKRVPKWLMMIVAYFYQLRKRWNGKQ
- a CDS encoding VOC family protein, coding for MKIHHLGLAVADLQAAWPYYVATLGFRWEWCISTGEERFAFFRKGPFTLELVETELEGQTLHLAFSLADHEVFAVLKNIKKRGFTLTDRFPLNRDEQSLYFVHPNGEEVEFIIHPKMKWA
- a CDS encoding RrF2 family transcriptional regulator translates to MKIKSGVEQAVCILVILATQTGQQHVKSDTISARLRVSPSYLKKIMRKLVISKLITSVPGNSGGFALAKSPEAITMLDILEAIEGTSPFFQTEGLIQYVFPEIPAAEAGSKRLEAIFLEAQEQYMASLAKTTLAEAIHQTLNREKIELVDWNRALGSPDIAQLKEQRNH
- a CDS encoding GAF domain-containing sensor histidine kinase, with the translated sequence MSHLHTLKQISQTLNAENDLKRMLDNVLRTLLAELDFSSGWIFLIDQMGNHTLYAASGIPPGLSRKNGAPLKDGGCWCKNQFLHGTLERAVNMIECQRLERAIERGWGDTNGITHHATVPIYAGEEPLGILNVAHPQKHHYAQDELELLELIALQIGTAIKRVELVAFEAEQAELNERQRLSQDLHDSVNQLLFSVNMTLQGMAIRTKDGEMKEKMTDVSKLVSAALGELRAIIRGHSGEELEAGLAQAVEQYSRLIGISVCLLLPTEIDWPAKTELATYRIIQEALNNCKKHAGVKEATISLTKAQGEWLLTISDQGEGFETNHVSRRQGLDSIRKRAKELGGQALLLAAPGSGTTWEIRFPDKRGEME